A portion of the Thalassotalea sp. LPB0316 genome contains these proteins:
- a CDS encoding ADP-ribosylglycohydrolase family protein, with protein MISLKHNKLWLISLMLGLSFYPRFLPAQVAKNQTGAERYFTINKAKYEQQLKGFWLGQNIANWTGLITEMDKVGTPETMPFYTDDDWQTRDLKAIWGEYVPHSNVIDFYIEPELSVWGSDDDTDIEYIYLHLLSQHQVTMLSAKQIQAGWLNHIYSEVDAPLYKKFPDSKPQKENFLWESNQRAYELMQQGLLPPETSLAKNNRKSQMIDAQLTTEVFGLLSPTNVAIAKKISALPISVSASGEAAEIANYYVAMHALASAVDHAKPRAEQIESIALEARHQLSDELYPAKMFDAIWAHYKANPNIDDWESTRDFVYHRYQLTEHDGYHYGDPFEAGINFAASLVSLFYGQGDIKKTIKIGSLVGWDADNPTATWGGLLGFMYGHQGVIDAFNLTSVSEDYWIHRTRRNFPDYTPDRDGEDNFSLMAARMLQIIDRIVLNELNGEVDKNCNCWLIPN; from the coding sequence ATGATTAGCTTAAAACACAATAAACTATGGTTAATCTCATTGATGCTTGGGTTAAGCTTTTATCCTCGTTTTTTACCAGCACAGGTAGCAAAAAATCAAACAGGTGCTGAACGTTATTTCACCATTAATAAAGCGAAATACGAACAACAGCTTAAAGGCTTTTGGTTAGGTCAAAATATTGCTAATTGGACGGGCTTAATTACCGAAATGGATAAAGTAGGTACGCCTGAAACGATGCCATTCTATACCGACGATGATTGGCAAACGCGTGACTTAAAAGCTATTTGGGGCGAGTATGTTCCACACAGTAACGTGATAGACTTTTATATTGAACCCGAATTGAGTGTTTGGGGCTCAGATGATGATACCGACATTGAATATATCTATCTGCATCTATTAAGCCAACACCAAGTCACTATGCTTAGCGCAAAACAAATCCAAGCAGGATGGCTTAACCATATCTACAGCGAAGTCGACGCACCGCTATATAAAAAATTCCCCGACAGCAAGCCACAAAAAGAAAACTTTTTGTGGGAGTCAAACCAACGAGCATATGAGTTGATGCAGCAGGGATTGTTACCGCCTGAGACATCCTTGGCGAAAAATAATCGTAAGTCTCAGATGATAGACGCTCAGCTTACTACTGAAGTGTTTGGCTTGTTGTCGCCAACCAATGTCGCCATAGCTAAAAAGATTAGTGCCTTACCGATCAGTGTCTCTGCTAGTGGTGAGGCGGCAGAAATAGCTAATTATTATGTCGCCATGCACGCGCTTGCCAGCGCGGTAGACCATGCGAAACCAAGAGCAGAGCAAATAGAGAGTATCGCCCTGGAAGCAAGGCATCAGCTCAGTGACGAGTTGTATCCAGCTAAAATGTTTGATGCGATTTGGGCTCACTATAAAGCAAATCCGAATATCGACGATTGGGAGTCAACGAGAGACTTCGTTTATCACAGATATCAACTAACTGAACACGATGGTTATCACTATGGTGATCCCTTTGAGGCAGGGATAAATTTTGCAGCCAGTTTAGTGAGTCTTTTTTATGGCCAAGGCGATATCAAAAAGACGATAAAAATTGGTAGTTTAGTCGGTTGGGATGCTGACAATCCAACCGCGACTTGGGGTGGTTTATTAGGTTTTATGTACGGTCACCAAGGTGTTATTGATGCGTTTAACCTCACTTCTGTATCTGAAGATTATTGGATACATAGAACACGTCGAAACTTTCCCGACTACACGCCAGACAGAGACGGAGAAGACAATTTTTCATTGATGGCTGCAAGAATGCTACAAATCATTGATCGGATTGTATTAAATGAGCTCAATGGTGAGGTTGATAAAAATTGCAATTGTTGGTTGATACCTAATTAA
- a CDS encoding beta-glucosidase family protein — MKTKVYIVALASVVAFKSQAQPDLSHLSEHQQLRLKHVEENVERVLSQLSLKEKVSLVHASGKFHVNAIERIGLPELWLSDGPHGVRYQIERDSWAPAGWDDDYSTYLPHLTSVAASWNVDMAKLHGEVLGAEARDRKKDIILGPGVNLARLPLYGRNFEYMGEDPFLAASLVVPVVKGIQSQDVAANAKHYALNTQELNRIGVNAQPDERTLREIYLPAFEAAVKHGGIYSIMGAYNQYYGTNTNQSKHLVKKILKGQWGFDGVLLTDWNVDINTYEAAMNGLDLEMGTNVESYDDYFFAKPLLTQINQGKIPETVLDDKVKRILRLMFRVGLMDEKRLKGARNTKEHQLAARKIASEGIVLLKNEANVLPLEKPKLQNVLILGPNANRVHALGGGSSEVKTPYEITPLQGLKQALGSDVTIQVMRARSSKLMPIAADYIASKHWTGTPAWALVRYTDQSFSKAVEENWIVNAQYQTRSSADEFVKMTSEIKPMSTGKHVLKANVNGAFELRVNGEVALVSETNIITEVIGDIDLNAGEIYTFEIKYSGQGEFTLGWDAPNDLFTDQATYLNAAKNADAVIYFGGLSHADDREAIDRTDMKLPGVQDEVISKLLEVNPNTIVFLVAGSAVEMPWADHANTIVWGWYGGMEAGNAFADMLLGNTNPSGKMPITLPAKLEHTAPIMLNDYNATDAFYKEGVFIGYRWFEQQAIKPIFSFGHGLSYTQFQYSNLKLLSDKIEPSAKQTVFVTVKNIGKRAGAEVVQLYLHDKLSSVERPENELKGFVKVFLQPGQSKEVAIDLTSRDLSFWDVKSNNWLAEAGEFEVRLGSSLDDIRLTKTFELVKND; from the coding sequence ATGAAGACCAAAGTATATATTGTTGCACTGGCAAGCGTGGTTGCTTTTAAATCCCAGGCTCAGCCAGATCTGAGCCACTTAAGTGAGCACCAGCAGTTAAGATTAAAGCACGTTGAAGAAAATGTTGAACGCGTTTTAAGTCAATTATCATTGAAAGAAAAAGTGTCATTGGTACACGCCAGTGGTAAGTTTCATGTCAATGCTATTGAGCGTATTGGGCTACCCGAACTGTGGCTGTCTGATGGTCCTCATGGGGTTCGCTATCAAATTGAACGCGACAGCTGGGCGCCTGCGGGGTGGGATGACGATTACTCAACCTACTTGCCACATTTAACTTCAGTTGCAGCAAGTTGGAATGTTGACATGGCTAAGCTCCATGGTGAGGTGCTAGGGGCAGAGGCAAGAGATCGGAAAAAAGATATTATCCTCGGGCCAGGGGTTAATTTAGCAAGGCTTCCGCTGTATGGGCGAAATTTTGAGTACATGGGCGAAGACCCTTTTTTAGCGGCGAGTTTAGTTGTTCCTGTTGTTAAAGGTATTCAATCACAAGACGTCGCAGCCAATGCAAAACACTATGCATTAAATACTCAAGAGCTAAATCGAATTGGTGTTAATGCTCAGCCCGATGAGCGTACCCTAAGAGAGATTTATTTGCCCGCTTTTGAGGCGGCGGTAAAACACGGTGGCATTTATTCGATTATGGGAGCGTATAATCAATATTACGGCACCAATACCAATCAATCTAAACACCTCGTTAAAAAGATATTGAAAGGCCAATGGGGCTTTGATGGTGTGTTACTGACCGACTGGAATGTTGATATTAATACCTATGAAGCGGCGATGAATGGCTTGGATCTAGAAATGGGCACTAATGTTGAAAGCTATGATGATTACTTTTTTGCCAAGCCACTGTTAACGCAAATTAATCAAGGAAAAATTCCTGAAACCGTATTAGATGACAAAGTTAAACGCATTTTAAGATTGATGTTTCGCGTCGGTTTGATGGATGAGAAGCGTTTAAAAGGCGCCAGAAACACTAAGGAGCATCAGCTAGCGGCACGTAAAATAGCAAGTGAGGGAATTGTTTTACTAAAGAATGAAGCAAACGTTTTACCACTTGAAAAGCCCAAATTACAGAACGTACTGATCTTAGGGCCAAATGCAAATCGCGTACATGCTTTAGGCGGTGGCTCTTCAGAAGTAAAAACACCTTATGAAATAACGCCATTACAAGGTCTTAAACAGGCGCTTGGTAGCGACGTTACTATTCAAGTGATGCGAGCGCGCTCGAGTAAACTGATGCCAATTGCGGCAGATTATATTGCAAGTAAACATTGGACAGGAACGCCCGCATGGGCTTTGGTTCGATATACCGATCAATCATTCTCAAAAGCGGTTGAGGAGAATTGGATCGTTAACGCACAATACCAAACGCGCTCTAGTGCGGATGAATTTGTTAAAATGACGAGCGAAATCAAACCAATGTCAACGGGCAAGCATGTGCTAAAAGCCAATGTTAACGGCGCGTTTGAATTGCGTGTTAATGGCGAGGTAGCGTTAGTTAGTGAAACTAACATAATAACTGAGGTGATTGGTGATATCGACTTGAATGCCGGCGAAATTTATACCTTTGAAATCAAGTATTCAGGCCAAGGTGAGTTTACCCTCGGCTGGGACGCCCCTAATGATTTATTTACTGACCAAGCGACTTACTTGAACGCGGCAAAAAATGCGGATGCAGTGATTTATTTTGGCGGTCTTTCTCATGCTGATGATCGTGAAGCGATAGACCGCACCGATATGAAACTGCCAGGTGTTCAAGATGAAGTCATCAGTAAGTTACTTGAAGTTAACCCTAACACGATTGTCTTTTTAGTCGCAGGTTCAGCCGTTGAAATGCCTTGGGCTGACCATGCTAATACGATTGTCTGGGGTTGGTACGGCGGTATGGAAGCTGGCAATGCCTTTGCCGATATGCTCCTTGGAAATACTAACCCGTCGGGCAAAATGCCAATCACTTTGCCTGCAAAACTTGAACATACTGCGCCGATAATGCTCAATGATTACAACGCCACCGATGCTTTCTATAAAGAAGGTGTCTTTATTGGTTATCGGTGGTTTGAACAACAAGCGATCAAACCGATCTTTAGTTTTGGTCATGGCTTATCTTATACTCAGTTTCAATACAGTAACTTGAAATTATTAAGTGACAAAATCGAGCCTTCGGCTAAACAAACTGTGTTTGTAACTGTTAAGAATATAGGCAAACGCGCTGGCGCTGAAGTTGTCCAACTGTATCTACATGATAAATTATCGAGTGTTGAAAGACCTGAAAATGAGCTAAAAGGGTTTGTTAAAGTCTTTTTACAGCCTGGTCAAAGCAAAGAGGTTGCAATTGATTTGACCAGCAGAGATTTATCATTTTGGGATGTTAAATCCAATAATTGGTTAGCTGAAGCAGGTGAGTTTGAAGTGCGGTTAGGTAGTTCATTGGACGATATTAGGTTAACTAAAACCTTTGAGTTGGTTAAAAATGATTAG
- a CDS encoding bifunctional GNAT family N-acetyltransferase/carbon-nitrogen hydrolase family protein, translating to MDDDILIESSEHKLNLRNLELSDYHNLKEIMDLLYPDMGGAWPEKKFRSQLNNFPEGQICIEDHGKVVAAAFSLIVDYDKFGDHHTYDEITGDAYLTTHDPLGDVLYGAEVVVHPDYQGMRLGRRLYEARKELCQNLNLKSIVAGGRIPNYQHHADKMSPQKYIELVKKKEIYDPILTFQLSNDFEVRRVLNEYLPEDKESKGYATLLEWTNLYYESDKSPLFGAVKKTARVGCVQWQMRPLGSVDELIQQVEFFIDALSDYQCDLTLLPEFFNAPLMGIEKHQSSIDSIKALAEFSADIIEAISHLAVTYNINIIAGSLPLIEDKQLYNVSYFCRRDGTIESQYKIHPTPHEKSAWIMQGGNQLNVFDTDFGKIGILICYDIEFPELARLQSEQGMQILFVPFWTDTKNAYLRVRCCAQARAIENECYVAISGSVGNLPNVDGADIQYAQSAVFSPSDFSFPHDAIMAETTPNTEMTLIVDLDLEKLNTLQNQGSVRNYLDRRRDLYRINWLGDKD from the coding sequence ATGGACGATGATATTTTAATCGAAAGCTCAGAGCACAAACTCAATTTGCGCAATCTTGAACTGAGCGATTACCACAACTTAAAAGAAATCATGGATCTACTCTACCCAGATATGGGTGGCGCTTGGCCAGAGAAAAAGTTTAGGTCGCAACTTAACAATTTTCCTGAAGGGCAAATATGTATTGAAGATCACGGCAAAGTAGTGGCAGCCGCCTTTTCCCTGATCGTTGATTATGACAAATTTGGCGATCATCACACCTATGATGAAATCACCGGAGATGCCTACCTCACCACCCACGATCCGCTTGGCGATGTGCTTTATGGCGCGGAAGTTGTTGTCCATCCAGATTATCAAGGTATGCGTTTAGGGCGCCGGCTTTATGAAGCGCGCAAAGAGTTGTGCCAAAATTTAAACCTCAAGTCGATTGTTGCGGGCGGCCGAATTCCAAACTACCAGCATCACGCGGATAAAATGTCGCCGCAAAAATATATTGAATTAGTAAAAAAGAAAGAGATCTACGATCCCATTTTAACCTTTCAATTATCTAACGACTTTGAAGTGCGCCGCGTTCTCAATGAATACTTGCCAGAAGATAAAGAGTCAAAAGGTTATGCCACCTTGCTCGAGTGGACGAACCTGTACTATGAAAGTGATAAATCACCGCTGTTTGGCGCCGTGAAGAAAACCGCGCGCGTTGGTTGTGTGCAATGGCAAATGCGGCCACTTGGCTCGGTCGATGAACTTATTCAGCAGGTCGAATTTTTTATTGACGCGCTCTCTGATTATCAATGTGATTTAACGCTATTACCGGAGTTTTTTAACGCGCCATTAATGGGGATTGAAAAACACCAAAGCTCAATTGACTCAATTAAAGCACTAGCAGAGTTTTCGGCGGATATTATCGAAGCAATATCTCACCTTGCGGTGACTTATAACATCAATATTATTGCCGGCTCACTGCCGTTAATTGAAGATAAACAGCTTTACAATGTTTCCTATTTTTGTCGCCGCGATGGCACGATTGAATCGCAATATAAAATCCATCCTACACCTCATGAAAAGAGTGCTTGGATCATGCAAGGCGGTAACCAACTCAATGTTTTTGATACCGATTTCGGCAAAATTGGCATTTTGATTTGTTACGACATTGAGTTTCCTGAACTTGCTCGCTTGCAATCTGAACAAGGCATGCAAATTCTATTTGTTCCGTTTTGGACCGATACCAAAAATGCCTATTTGAGGGTGCGTTGTTGTGCCCAAGCTCGAGCGATTGAAAATGAGTGCTATGTTGCCATCTCAGGGAGTGTTGGTAATTTACCTAATGTTGACGGCGCCGATATTCAATATGCGCAATCGGCCGTATTTTCACCGTCAGATTTTTCATTCCCGCACGATGCGATCATGGCGGAAACAACACCTAATACCGAGATGACCTTGATCGTTGATCTCGACTTAGAAAAACTCAACACTTTGCAAAATCAAGGTTCGGTGCGCAACTATCTCGACAGACGCCGCGATTTATACCGCATCAACTGGTTGGGCGATAAAGATTAA
- a CDS encoding sugar-binding protein, translating into MKYPKSLLPLYLTLSVSGSMSLTVMAQDVPYSQTPINIDGQLTENAWQQATWHKLEHHIVGTVPTPEDFSGQYKLLWDEQYLYLAAKITDDILFDQFANPLERYWDDDCLEVFLDEDNSGGEHQFNFNAFAYHIALDNQAVDIGSEKNGEAEFILLNEHVNSVWQRQSEAPHEVIWEVAIEIHNDKFLPNTNTDSRVTLSENKTLGFMLAYCDNDGSSEREHFMGSHAIKPINGDKNLGYKTADVFGRLKLVK; encoded by the coding sequence ATGAAATATCCTAAGTCACTTTTGCCTTTGTATTTAACACTCAGCGTCAGCGGTAGCATGAGTTTGACTGTTATGGCACAAGACGTGCCCTATAGCCAAACACCGATAAACATCGATGGCCAGTTAACAGAAAATGCGTGGCAACAAGCCACGTGGCACAAACTAGAACATCATATTGTTGGCACAGTACCTACACCTGAGGACTTTTCAGGGCAATATAAACTCTTGTGGGATGAGCAATATTTATATCTAGCGGCAAAAATTACTGACGATATTTTATTTGATCAATTTGCCAACCCTTTAGAGCGCTATTGGGATGACGATTGTCTTGAAGTGTTTCTCGATGAAGATAACTCAGGTGGCGAACACCAGTTTAACTTTAATGCTTTTGCCTATCACATTGCCCTTGATAATCAGGCCGTTGATATTGGTTCAGAAAAAAACGGCGAGGCAGAATTTATCCTACTTAACGAGCACGTCAATAGTGTTTGGCAAAGACAATCAGAAGCACCGCATGAGGTCATTTGGGAGGTGGCCATTGAGATCCACAACGATAAATTTTTACCCAACACGAATACCGATTCAAGAGTAACGCTGAGCGAAAATAAAACCTTGGGCTTTATGTTGGCCTACTGCGATAACGACGGTTCGAGTGAACGTGAACATTTTATGGGATCTCATGCTATCAAACCGATTAATGGTGATAAAAATTTAGGTTATAAAACTGCCGATGTATTTGGTCGGCTCAAGTTAGTTAAGTAA
- a CDS encoding gluconokinase — protein MNNVRLIFVMGVSGTGKSTLAHALACALHGQYIDADDFHSDAAKAVMATGQSIDTNMRQQWLARLAKHLDSQQNNTCVVAYSGLISQQRKQLMAIKPNSLGLLLTGDRALISSRLGNRQGHFASSDMLNSQLKLFEPINADETNITTIPIDLTTHEQVDRALAVIKSSDKPVSRLTNESSRE, from the coding sequence TTGAATAACGTACGGCTAATATTTGTTATGGGGGTGAGCGGTACGGGTAAGTCAACGTTGGCTCATGCACTTGCTTGCGCTCTTCATGGACAATACATAGACGCCGACGACTTTCACAGTGATGCAGCGAAAGCCGTGATGGCGACAGGACAAAGTATCGATACCAATATGCGCCAGCAATGGTTAGCAAGGCTCGCGAAACACTTAGATAGCCAGCAAAATAACACCTGTGTTGTTGCTTATTCAGGCTTAATTTCGCAGCAGCGAAAACAGTTAATGGCGATTAAGCCAAATAGCCTTGGTTTATTGTTAACAGGTGATCGTGCGCTGATAAGTTCGAGGTTGGGCAATAGGCAAGGGCACTTTGCATCAAGTGACATGCTTAACAGCCAGTTAAAGTTATTTGAACCAATTAATGCTGACGAAACGAATATAACGACAATACCCATAGATCTAACAACCCATGAGCAGGTTGATCGTGCTCTGGCAGTGATTAAATCGTCAGATAAGCCAGTGAGTCGATTAACCAACGAGTCATCAAGAGAATAA
- a CDS encoding GH36-type glycosyl hydrolase domain-containing protein, translated as MAKDIKPEPIVSINPDSVSVNSPLLMPNANGYLYNPHMLLQVNCRGYAIGQFMQPEPSKYSFAPNLEATTFIQPEHHYYAHHPGRFFYLKDNDTGELISLPYEPCRKQVDKFIFQQQQDAIAWQFKHNGLEIEIRVELSEQYIAERWQLSIINQSEREQSLSLYPYFTVGYQSWMNQSARYVDELNAIVASAITPYQKVSQYYENQELKDSTFLLSDKAPDAWLANQQLFEGEGGLANPDALAKPKLDNLGSHYQVACACMQYQLQLKVGEQFDNTWYFGAAKDLDEISAIKDQHFSSTNASIEQAKFSPCIKVNPQYLSAGNQRLFSFVNDWLPRQIDMHGTTNRLTTDPQTRNYLQDNMGVGFLVPKQARSAFVLAMTQQASSGELPDGILLNSNAKLKYINQVPHSDHSAWLSICLLCYLDETNDASLLTELIGFSDSIHAQPVYQHLLKAIDYLLSKRDERGLCYIEQGDWCDPMNMVGHKGKGVSTWLTLATAYSIDCLLAILTLYLPTELQHSLTEQITKLKVAKQKLNDSVNTHCWDGDWYARGINDDGRAFGVKTDQQGRIYLNPQSWALLANATTPAKKYSLLNEVQRQLDTPYGVMMLAPSYTKMDEGIGRICQKSAGIAENGSVYNHAAVFYAYSLYQVGESDLAFSVLAKMLPNECDQLLRGQLPSFIPNYYRGAYYQLPDYAGKSSHLFNTGTVAWFYRCIVEELCGLKGQQGRLLIQPKLPKQLTKLSGSRLFLGAQIDFEYLKKDIDTPSYWLDDQLLNQAEITGIRSGQHYRLTVHLPRSTLE; from the coding sequence ATGGCTAAAGATATCAAACCTGAGCCTATAGTTTCAATTAATCCAGATAGTGTCAGTGTCAATAGTCCATTATTGATGCCCAACGCTAATGGTTATTTGTACAACCCGCATATGCTATTGCAAGTTAACTGCCGAGGTTATGCCATTGGCCAGTTTATGCAGCCTGAACCGAGTAAATATAGCTTTGCGCCTAACCTTGAAGCGACGACCTTTATTCAGCCAGAGCATCATTATTACGCCCATCACCCGGGACGCTTTTTTTACCTAAAAGATAACGATACTGGCGAGCTGATTTCTCTACCCTATGAGCCTTGTCGTAAGCAAGTTGACAAGTTTATTTTTCAACAACAGCAAGACGCTATTGCGTGGCAGTTTAAACACAACGGCCTTGAAATAGAAATACGCGTCGAATTGAGCGAGCAATATATTGCTGAGCGTTGGCAACTTAGCATTATTAACCAAAGTGAACGCGAGCAGTCGTTGAGCTTATATCCTTATTTCACAGTTGGTTATCAGTCGTGGATGAATCAAAGTGCGCGTTATGTAGATGAACTTAACGCAATCGTAGCAAGCGCGATAACGCCATATCAAAAAGTTTCGCAATACTATGAAAATCAAGAGCTCAAAGACTCAACGTTTTTGTTAAGTGACAAAGCACCAGATGCTTGGTTAGCCAATCAGCAATTGTTTGAAGGTGAAGGCGGTTTAGCGAACCCCGACGCCTTAGCAAAGCCTAAACTCGATAACCTTGGTAGCCATTACCAAGTGGCTTGTGCCTGTATGCAATATCAATTGCAGTTAAAGGTTGGTGAGCAATTTGACAACACCTGGTATTTTGGCGCGGCTAAAGATCTTGATGAAATTAGCGCGATAAAGGATCAGCACTTTTCATCGACAAACGCTAGTATTGAGCAAGCTAAGTTTAGCCCTTGTATTAAGGTTAATCCGCAATATTTGAGTGCAGGTAATCAGCGCCTGTTTAGCTTTGTTAATGATTGGCTGCCTCGCCAAATTGATATGCACGGCACAACTAATCGGCTGACCACAGATCCGCAAACGCGTAATTATTTACAAGATAATATGGGGGTTGGTTTTTTAGTGCCAAAACAAGCGCGATCTGCGTTTGTTTTAGCAATGACACAACAAGCAAGCTCAGGCGAGCTGCCCGACGGTATTTTACTCAACTCAAATGCCAAATTGAAATATATCAATCAAGTACCGCATAGCGATCACAGTGCTTGGTTGAGTATTTGTTTACTTTGCTATCTCGATGAAACCAATGATGCAAGTTTACTGACTGAGTTGATTGGCTTTTCAGACAGTATTCACGCTCAGCCGGTCTATCAGCATTTGCTTAAAGCCATTGATTATTTATTATCAAAGCGAGATGAACGCGGCCTTTGCTATATCGAGCAAGGCGATTGGTGTGATCCGATGAATATGGTCGGTCATAAAGGTAAGGGCGTATCGACATGGCTTACGCTAGCAACCGCCTATAGTATTGACTGTTTGTTGGCTATTTTAACGTTGTATTTGCCAACTGAGTTGCAGCACTCATTGACAGAGCAAATTACAAAGTTAAAAGTAGCGAAACAAAAGCTCAATGACTCAGTTAATACACACTGCTGGGACGGTGATTGGTATGCTCGTGGGATCAACGACGATGGCCGCGCTTTTGGTGTGAAAACCGATCAACAAGGGCGAATTTATCTCAACCCACAAAGCTGGGCATTACTTGCCAATGCAACTACCCCAGCCAAAAAATACAGCTTACTTAATGAAGTGCAAAGACAACTTGATACCCCTTATGGTGTAATGATGCTAGCGCCAAGCTACACCAAAATGGATGAAGGCATAGGTAGAATTTGCCAAAAGTCAGCAGGTATTGCTGAAAATGGTTCGGTGTACAATCACGCAGCGGTGTTTTACGCCTATAGTTTGTATCAAGTTGGCGAAAGCGATTTAGCTTTTTCGGTGCTGGCAAAAATGCTCCCTAATGAGTGTGATCAGCTATTGCGCGGCCAGTTGCCGAGCTTTATTCCTAACTATTATCGCGGCGCCTATTATCAGTTGCCTGACTATGCCGGTAAATCAAGCCATTTGTTTAACACTGGCACTGTTGCTTGGTTTTATCGCTGTATTGTTGAGGAATTGTGTGGGCTTAAAGGTCAGCAAGGCCGGTTGTTGATACAACCTAAGTTACCTAAGCAACTCACAAAGCTGTCGGGTAGTAGGCTATTTCTCGGTGCGCAAATTGATTTTGAATACCTGAAAAAAGATATCGATACACCAAGTTATTGGCTTGATGACCAATTACTTAATCAGGCAGAGATAACCGGTATTCGCAGTGGCCAGCATTATCGCTTAACTGTTCATTTACCGAGGAGCACGCTTGAATAA
- a CDS encoding MFS transporter encodes MSSVSSSHRLSIKEKLGYACGDVASNFYWRVFDVFLFIFYTDVFGLPPAVVGTMMLVTRIIDAFSDPLMGAIADRTTTRFGKFRPYLIWGIIPIAAAGVLTFTVPDLSDNGKVIWAYATYIFMMLAYTFINVPYGALLGVITADAKERTSLTSFRFIGAFSGGSLVAYITPELVSVFGQGNEQAGWQLTMALYGVIAGILFITTFLATKERISPPKNQQTSVAQDIKDLGQNKPWLVLFILALVIMMTISLRASTGTFYFKYFVERPDLIGSFSMTYLIALAIGAASTPVMMRYFDKKTLLLLLMSLVGVLSIAFYFIDKNQIELMFVTQALIGFFLGPKSPLVFSMYADTADYSQWRTGRRATAMVFSAAAFSQKLGGALAGAMIGYLLASMGYVANQAQTAQSNQGIVLLMTIIPGVFAVIAVAIISFYPLSDERVAQLQQEIFDQDDDNSQGGAVHG; translated from the coding sequence ATGTCGAGTGTGTCTTCCTCCCACCGCTTATCGATTAAAGAAAAACTGGGTTATGCCTGTGGCGATGTCGCGTCAAATTTTTACTGGCGGGTATTCGATGTTTTCTTATTTATTTTCTATACCGATGTGTTTGGCTTACCACCTGCTGTTGTTGGCACTATGATGCTAGTAACTCGGATCATTGATGCCTTTTCCGATCCCTTGATGGGAGCCATTGCCGATAGAACAACCACGCGATTTGGTAAGTTTCGGCCGTATTTGATCTGGGGTATCATTCCCATTGCAGCGGCTGGCGTGTTGACCTTTACCGTGCCAGATCTTAGCGATAACGGTAAAGTTATCTGGGCTTATGCCACCTATATTTTTATGATGCTCGCGTACACCTTTATCAACGTACCATATGGCGCTTTATTAGGAGTGATTACAGCCGACGCCAAAGAGCGTACTTCATTAACCAGCTTTCGTTTTATTGGCGCATTTTCTGGTGGCAGTTTGGTCGCTTATATCACACCTGAGTTGGTATCAGTATTTGGCCAAGGCAATGAGCAAGCTGGCTGGCAGTTAACGATGGCGCTTTATGGCGTTATTGCAGGCATTTTGTTTATCACCACTTTTTTGGCAACCAAAGAGCGCATTTCACCACCAAAAAATCAACAAACCAGTGTTGCTCAGGATATTAAGGATCTCGGCCAAAACAAACCTTGGTTAGTGTTATTTATCTTGGCGTTGGTGATCATGATGACCATTTCGCTTCGGGCATCAACCGGCACCTTTTATTTTAAATATTTTGTCGAGCGACCAGACTTGATTGGTAGCTTTTCGATGACGTATTTGATCGCGTTAGCTATTGGTGCTGCGAGTACACCAGTGATGATGCGCTACTTCGACAAAAAGACCTTGCTCTTGTTGTTGATGAGCTTAGTCGGCGTTTTGTCGATTGCCTTTTACTTTATCGATAAAAATCAAATTGAATTGATGTTTGTCACTCAAGCGCTGATCGGTTTTTTCTTGGGGCCAAAATCACCGTTAGTCTTTTCAATGTACGCCGATACTGCCGATTACTCTCAATGGCGCACCGGCCGGCGTGCAACGGCTATGGTGTTTTCAGCAGCAGCCTTTTCACAAAAACTCGGTGGCGCATTAGCTGGTGCTATGATCGGTTATTTACTCGCCTCAATGGGGTATGTTGCCAACCAAGCACAAACTGCTCAGTCCAATCAAGGTATTGTCTTACTGATGACCATTATACCCGGTGTATTTGCGGTAATTGCCGTGGCAATTATTAGCTTTTATCCACTCTCTGATGAAAGGGTCGCACAATTGCAACAAGAAATATTTGACCAAGACGATGACAATAGTCAGGGAGGAGCTGTACATGGCTAA